From the genome of Halorussus caseinilyticus, one region includes:
- the trpD gene encoding anthranilate phosphoribosyltransferase produces MQDYIERVTDGEDLTLDEAREAATAVFDGATEAQIGSLLTALRAKGETETEIAGFAQGMRDAARTIDPDRSPLVDTCGTGGDDYDTINVSTTSAVVASGAGVPVAKHGNYSVSSSSGSADVLDVVGVEIDAEPPAVEEAIEEDGIGFMLAPVFHPAMKAVIGPRKELGMRTVFNVLGPLTNPAGADAQIVGVYDPDLVPVLARSLARMNVERALVVHGSGMDEIAIHDETTVAEVRGDDIEEYTLTPEDIGLERHDVADVSGGTPEENAADLRGIVEGDVTGAKRDIILANAGAAIYVAGEADSLEDGAERAAKAIDDGDAADQLEELCRAVKA; encoded by the coding sequence ATGCAGGATTACATCGAACGCGTCACCGACGGCGAGGACCTCACACTCGACGAAGCACGCGAGGCGGCCACGGCCGTCTTCGACGGTGCGACAGAAGCACAAATCGGGTCGTTGCTCACCGCCCTCCGCGCGAAAGGCGAGACCGAGACCGAAATCGCCGGGTTCGCTCAAGGGATGCGCGACGCCGCGCGGACCATCGACCCCGACCGGTCGCCGCTGGTAGACACTTGCGGGACCGGCGGCGACGACTACGACACCATCAACGTCTCGACCACGAGCGCCGTCGTCGCCAGTGGCGCGGGCGTCCCCGTCGCCAAGCACGGCAACTACTCGGTCTCCTCGTCGTCGGGAAGCGCGGACGTACTCGACGTGGTCGGGGTCGAAATCGACGCCGAACCCCCGGCAGTCGAGGAGGCCATCGAAGAAGACGGCATCGGGTTCATGCTCGCGCCCGTCTTCCACCCCGCGATGAAGGCCGTCATCGGTCCCCGGAAGGAACTCGGCATGCGGACCGTCTTCAACGTCCTCGGCCCCCTGACCAACCCTGCGGGTGCCGACGCCCAAATCGTCGGCGTCTACGACCCCGACCTCGTGCCCGTCCTCGCCCGGTCGCTCGCTCGGATGAACGTCGAACGCGCGCTGGTCGTCCACGGGTCGGGCATGGACGAAATCGCCATCCACGACGAGACCACCGTCGCGGAAGTCCGGGGCGACGACATCGAGGAGTACACGCTCACCCCCGAGGACATCGGACTCGAACGCCACGACGTGGCCGACGTGTCGGGCGGCACCCCCGAAGAGAACGCCGCCGACCTCCGGGGTATCGTGGAGGGCGACGTGACCGGCGCGAAACGCGACATCATCCTCGCCAACGCCGGGGCCGCCATCTACGTCGCCGGAGAAGCCGACTCGCTCGAAGACGGTGCCGAACGCGCCGCGAAAGCCATCGACGACGGCGACGCGGCCGACCAACTCGAAGAACTCTGCCGCGCCGTGAAAGCATGA
- a CDS encoding phosphoribosylanthranilate isomerase, translating into MTRVKICGLTCDEDLRVAVEAGADAVGLLVDVPVDSPREIDPERAAELADAAPPFVTTVLVTMPATPERTVELARTVEPDAVQIHGEVGAGDLAYLTASVQAQVLKVVDAADPEQARRYDELADGLLVDSVDDDGAGGTGRTHDWERTAELAAELDSPVVLAGGLTPDNVDAAVRAVEPFAVDVASGVEDAAAAGDGRKDPEAVAEFVANAKRSRTVPTP; encoded by the coding sequence ATGACGCGGGTGAAAATCTGCGGTCTCACCTGCGACGAGGACCTCCGAGTCGCCGTCGAAGCGGGCGCGGACGCCGTGGGTCTGCTCGTGGACGTGCCGGTCGATTCCCCGCGGGAAATCGACCCCGAACGGGCGGCCGAACTCGCCGACGCCGCGCCGCCGTTCGTCACGACCGTACTGGTGACGATGCCCGCCACGCCCGAGCGAACGGTCGAACTCGCCCGGACAGTCGAACCCGACGCGGTTCAGATTCACGGCGAAGTGGGCGCGGGCGACCTCGCCTACCTGACCGCCAGCGTCCAAGCGCAGGTCCTGAAAGTCGTGGACGCCGCCGACCCCGAACAGGCCCGTCGCTACGACGAGTTGGCCGACGGCCTGCTGGTCGATTCCGTGGACGACGACGGCGCTGGCGGCACCGGCCGAACCCACGACTGGGAGCGCACGGCCGAACTCGCCGCCGAACTCGACTCGCCGGTCGTCCTCGCCGGAGGGCTGACTCCCGACAACGTGGACGCCGCCGTGCGCGCGGTCGAACCGTTCGCCGTGGACGTAGCCAGCGGCGTCGAAGACGCCGCGGCCGCGGGCGACGGCCGAAAAGACCCGGAAGCGGTCGCCGAGTTCGTGGCGAACGCGAAACGCTCCCGGACGGTTCCGACGCCATGA